A genomic window from Candidatus Bathyarchaeota archaeon includes:
- a CDS encoding 2-oxoacid:ferredoxin oxidoreductase subunit beta, with the protein MVSLNDLKTPKTNTWCPGCGNFGILMAFKKAFIETGIEREDAVMVSGIGCHGKIVNYVNINGFHGIHGRVLPTAQGIKLANPNLTVIGFAGDSDQYNEGWGHFAHALRTNVNMTLIVHNNMVLGLTTGQATPTSQQGFKSKSTPFGVIPPMLNPIAHALVSNGTFVARGFSGDMFHLKSLIVEAIKHRGFAFIDVFQPCVTFNYLNTYDWFNQRVYKLEDENHDVTDHKKAIEKALEWDDRIPIGIFYKKERPIYSDSLSHVKNEKLTKLPKQNIDITSAMKEMM; encoded by the coding sequence ATGGTTTCTCTTAATGATTTGAAAACACCAAAAACTAATACGTGGTGTCCTGGATGTGGCAATTTTGGAATTTTAATGGCTTTCAAGAAAGCTTTTATAGAAACAGGTATTGAACGAGAAGACGCAGTGATGGTTTCAGGAATTGGTTGCCATGGCAAGATTGTTAATTACGTGAACATCAATGGGTTCCATGGTATCCACGGGCGAGTGTTGCCTACTGCACAGGGCATAAAATTGGCAAACCCGAACTTAACGGTAATTGGTTTTGCTGGGGATTCCGACCAGTACAATGAAGGCTGGGGACATTTTGCTCATGCGTTACGAACAAACGTGAACATGACGTTAATTGTTCATAATAACATGGTTTTGGGTTTAACTACTGGTCAGGCCACGCCAACCAGCCAACAGGGATTCAAATCAAAGTCTACCCCTTTTGGTGTTATTCCGCCCATGTTAAATCCTATAGCTCATGCCTTGGTTAGTAACGGAACCTTTGTGGCACGGGGATTTTCAGGGGACATGTTCCATCTAAAGAGCCTAATTGTAGAGGCGATAAAACACCGAGGATTTGCATTTATTGACGTTTTCCAGCCTTGTGTAACCTTCAATTATTTGAACACCTATGATTGGTTCAATCAAAGGGTCTACAAACTTGAAGACGAAAACCATGATGTAACAGACCACAAAAAGGCGATAGAAAAAGCCCTAGAATGGGATGACCGAATACCCATTGGAATATTCTACAAAAAAGAAAGACCCATCTACAGTGACAGTCTTTCACATGTAAAAAATGAAAAATTGACAAAATTGCCCAAACAAAACATTGACATAACATCAGCGATGAAAGAAATGATGTAA
- a CDS encoding 2-oxoacid:acceptor oxidoreductase subunit alpha translates to MIVNKVSLLVGGEAGAGISRSGLLFAKSCLRGGLCVFGANDYQSLIRGGHNFYTVRACEEEIYSQADKTDLLIALNKETVFFHKDELISGAGIIYDQEEFSITQEELERNDINLYHVPLRKIAKELEGPQIMENTVALGAANALLDYDTTILNEVLQDTFNQKVAQQNIEAAKRGYDYVKENYGNSFGYKLEKTESAGKKRLFLTGNEAIGLGALNAGCKFYAAYPMTPATTILHFLAPLDREYKIVVMQTESEIAAMNMVAGASYAGVRSMTATSGGGFSLMVEALGMVGMTETSPVIVLAQRPGPSTGLPTYTAQGDLRFAIHASQGEFPRAIIAPGDVEECFYNTLDAFNLAEKFQIPAIIISDKYLSESNGTTEIFNQNKIGIDRGQLITDDTYTQEEEYMRHKLTENGISIRAIPGIKGAIVRTNADEHNELGYTTEDPVLTTKMNDKRFKKLEGLTKELENYETVKFYGPENSDITIVSWGSTKGPIREAMKILSNEGKNVNFLQILYLSPFPINKIKNYIKSAKKTVIVENNKTSQLSSLIQEHLLMTVDHKILKYDGRPFNPEELAQRIREVL, encoded by the coding sequence ATGATAGTTAACAAGGTTTCGTTGTTAGTTGGTGGAGAAGCCGGAGCAGGAATAAGCCGTTCTGGATTACTATTTGCTAAATCTTGCCTAAGAGGCGGATTATGCGTCTTTGGTGCTAACGATTATCAATCTCTGATTCGGGGTGGACACAACTTTTACACAGTAAGAGCATGTGAAGAAGAAATTTATTCCCAAGCAGACAAAACCGACCTTCTTATCGCTCTAAACAAAGAAACTGTTTTTTTTCATAAAGATGAACTAATTTCAGGGGCAGGAATAATTTATGACCAAGAAGAATTCAGCATAACTCAAGAAGAGTTAGAAAGAAACGACATAAACCTATATCATGTGCCCCTCAGAAAAATTGCCAAAGAACTTGAAGGACCCCAAATAATGGAGAACACTGTTGCTTTGGGCGCAGCAAATGCTCTTTTAGATTATGACACAACAATTCTGAATGAAGTATTACAAGACACGTTTAACCAAAAAGTTGCACAACAGAACATTGAAGCTGCAAAGCGGGGTTACGATTATGTTAAAGAAAATTACGGGAACAGTTTTGGATACAAACTTGAGAAAACAGAGTCAGCAGGCAAAAAAAGACTTTTTCTAACAGGAAACGAAGCAATTGGTCTAGGGGCGTTAAATGCTGGATGCAAGTTTTATGCCGCCTATCCGATGACTCCTGCTACTACTATTCTTCATTTTCTTGCGCCCTTGGACAGAGAATACAAAATTGTTGTAATGCAAACTGAAAGCGAAATTGCAGCAATGAACATGGTTGCAGGGGCATCTTATGCGGGAGTAAGGTCCATGACTGCCACATCAGGGGGAGGCTTCTCCTTAATGGTAGAAGCATTAGGAATGGTAGGGATGACAGAAACTTCTCCAGTTATAGTTCTGGCTCAAAGACCAGGACCGAGCACAGGACTACCCACATACACCGCACAAGGAGACCTAAGATTTGCGATTCATGCATCTCAAGGAGAATTCCCCCGGGCAATAATCGCACCAGGAGATGTAGAAGAATGCTTTTACAACACATTAGATGCATTCAATTTAGCAGAAAAGTTTCAGATACCTGCAATAATTATCTCTGACAAATATTTGTCCGAAAGCAACGGAACCACAGAAATTTTTAATCAAAACAAAATAGGAATTGACCGGGGACAGCTCATAACTGATGATACCTATACTCAAGAAGAAGAATACATGAGGCACAAATTAACTGAAAATGGAATTTCAATCAGAGCTATTCCTGGAATTAAAGGGGCAATAGTAAGAACCAACGCGGATGAACATAATGAGTTAGGGTACACTACTGAAGACCCAGTTTTGACAACAAAAATGAATGACAAGCGTTTCAAAAAATTGGAAGGGTTAACTAAAGAATTGGAAAACTATGAAACAGTCAAGTTTTATGGTCCAGAAAACTCAGATATAACAATTGTAAGTTGGGGTTCTACTAAAGGACCTATTCGCGAGGCAATGAAAATTTTAAGCAACGAAGGAAAAAACGTTAACTTTTTGCAAATTTTGTATTTAAGTCCGTTCCCAATAAACAAAATTAAAAATTATATTAAATCTGCGAAAAAGACAGTTATTGTAGAGAATAATAAAACTTCTCAATTGTCCAGCCTGATTCAAGAACATCTGTTAATGACTGTTGACCATAAGATTTTGAAATATGACGGTAGACCCTTCAATCCAGAAGAGTTAGCCCAACGCATTCGGGAGGTGCTCTAA
- a CDS encoding ferredoxin, producing the protein MVQYRVEIDHTVCQGFGACVELCADFVLSDETGKSHMENAKKDEKGETKELTDLGCYEKAAKACPFNAIHITNLETNEKII; encoded by the coding sequence ATGGTTCAATATCGAGTGGAAATAGATCATACTGTTTGTCAAGGTTTTGGGGCATGTGTTGAATTGTGTGCAGATTTTGTTCTTTCAGATGAAACAGGAAAATCTCACATGGAAAATGCAAAAAAAGATGAAAAAGGGGAAACAAAAGAGTTAACCGATTTGGGTTGCTACGAAAAAGCCGCCAAAGCTTGTCCATTTAACGCTATTCACATTACTAACTTAGAGACCAACGAAAAAATCATCTGA
- the amrS gene encoding AmmeMemoRadiSam system radical SAM enzyme, with protein MKEAMFYEKLADKRVNCNLCSHRCRKIAESKRGLCGVRENIDGKLFSLVYGRLVARSVDPIEKKPLFHFLPGSLSYSISTVGCNFRCANCQNFDISQLPSERKVVVGNETSPESVISAAKENGCKSIAYTYTEPTIFFEYALDVAKLAKKAGLRNVFVTNGYITEEALREIAPYLDAANIDLKSFSDEFYRNNCGAHLQPVLDSIKLHKSLGIWVELTTLVIPTLNDSENELNQIASFIKEKVGAETPWHLSGFHPMYKLLDVPRTPVVTLQKARQIGFDAGLKYVYVGNVPGENGENTYCPNCGEKVIQRYGCHIEKNKVVQSKCPQCEKKIDGVFA; from the coding sequence ATGAAAGAAGCAATGTTTTATGAAAAATTAGCTGACAAGCGAGTTAACTGTAACTTGTGCAGTCACCGTTGCCGAAAAATTGCAGAATCAAAAAGAGGACTTTGTGGAGTTCGAGAAAATATTGATGGCAAATTGTTCAGCTTAGTTTATGGACGGCTTGTAGCCAGATCAGTTGACCCCATCGAAAAAAAGCCGCTCTTCCATTTTCTTCCGGGCTCTTTGTCATATTCAATATCTACTGTTGGGTGTAACTTTCGTTGTGCTAACTGCCAAAATTTTGATATTTCACAGTTGCCCAGTGAACGCAAAGTTGTAGTCGGCAATGAAACATCTCCAGAATCAGTTATTTCTGCAGCGAAAGAAAACGGGTGCAAAAGCATAGCATACACCTACACTGAACCAACGATCTTTTTTGAGTATGCCTTAGATGTTGCCAAATTGGCAAAAAAAGCTGGACTCAGGAACGTTTTCGTTACCAACGGTTACATAACTGAAGAAGCACTGCGTGAAATAGCCCCGTATTTGGATGCTGCCAACATTGATTTGAAAAGTTTTAGCGATGAATTTTATCGTAACAACTGTGGCGCTCATTTACAGCCTGTTTTGGATTCAATTAAACTGCACAAGAGCCTTGGAATTTGGGTCGAATTAACTACTTTGGTTATTCCAACATTGAATGATTCAGAAAATGAATTGAATCAGATTGCAAGCTTCATTAAAGAAAAAGTAGGTGCAGAAACACCTTGGCATTTGTCTGGTTTTCATCCAATGTATAAATTGTTAGATGTTCCTCGTACTCCTGTTGTGACTCTGCAGAAAGCCCGTCAAATTGGATTTGATGCAGGTTTAAAATATGTTTACGTGGGCAATGTTCCAGGAGAAAACGGAGAAAATACCTATTGTCCTAATTGTGGAGAAAAGGTAATTCAACGATATGGTTGTCATATTGAGAAAAATAAGGTTGTACAATCTAAATGTCCCCAGTGTGAGAAAAAAATTGATGGTGTATTTGCTTGA
- a CDS encoding LysE family transporter: protein MDLLNFIATITILTISGALAPGPLFFVTLSHGAKTGTKTGIIFSIGHTIIEFTLVMLLAMGLLTVANEPIVRFAVGAAGGTALIVFGFMQIRSSINQTEQTNPTKSTNKNLLLLGLALTGLNPYFILWWLTIGASLILMALEFAGLCGVVLMYIFHVWVDYAWLTLLAGFAKKGAKILQFKWYRLMIAVFGAVLIYFGASFLVDALL from the coding sequence ATGGACTTACTCAACTTCATTGCCACCATCACAATACTAACAATCTCAGGTGCTCTAGCCCCAGGGCCACTATTCTTTGTAACATTATCCCACGGAGCAAAAACAGGAACCAAAACCGGAATAATATTCTCGATAGGGCACACAATAATCGAATTCACACTAGTCATGTTACTAGCCATGGGACTCTTAACAGTCGCAAACGAGCCAATCGTCAGATTTGCTGTCGGAGCTGCAGGAGGTACAGCCCTCATAGTTTTTGGTTTTATGCAAATACGCAGCAGCATAAATCAAACAGAACAAACAAACCCGACGAAAAGCACCAACAAAAACCTGTTACTCCTTGGTTTAGCTTTAACAGGACTAAATCCTTACTTCATACTCTGGTGGTTGACCATAGGAGCAAGTTTGATTCTAATGGCTTTAGAATTTGCAGGATTATGCGGAGTAGTTTTAATGTATATTTTCCATGTTTGGGTGGATTACGCATGGCTCACCTTACTTGCGGGTTTTGCAAAAAAAGGAGCCAAAATATTACAGTTCAAATGGTACAGGCTCATGATTGCAGTTTTCGGGGCAGTATTAATCTACTTTGGAGCATCATTCTTAGTTGACGCCCTACTCTGA